Sequence from the Flavobacterium sp. J372 genome:
TTCCTTGTCGGCGATAACGAAGACACACTGATGTGGATTGCCACTTTAGGCTGCATTGAGCTAAATCCCTGGTTTAGCCGGATACAAAACCCAGACAATCCTGATTATTGCGTAATAGACCTTGACCCTGCTGAAAAAACAACTTTTGAACAGGTGATACACGCTGCCTGCGAAGTTAAAACGGTGCTTGATGAACTCAATATACCCGGCTTTGCTAAAACGTCCGGTTCTACAGGCATCCATATTTATGTTCCGCTTGGTGCCAGGTATAGCTATGACCAGTCACAGATGTTCGGTAAACTGATAGTATCTATAGTGCACAACCGCATACCTGAATTTACAAGCCTTGAACGGCAGATAAAAAATCGCAAAGGCAACATGTATCTTGACTTTTTGCAGAACAGGCCCGGAGCCACTATTGCAGGCCCCTATTCACTACGCCCTAAACCCGGCGCCACTGTTTCAATGCCATTGCATTGGGATGAGATAAGAAAAGGACTGACCATGAAAGACTATACCATTAAAAATGCTGTTGAACGTGTGCGTGCCGAAGGAGACCTGTTTGCCGGCGCCCTTGGCGAAGGCATTGATATGGAAAAAGCGCTGGCAAAAGCGCAAAACCTATTATAGTGTATATTTGTGTATGGATAATTATAAAATACCCGCACAAACATCAATTGGACACGTGCATTTAAAAGTTGCAGATCTGGACCGTGCGCTTCAATTTTATTGCGGGCTGCTCGGCTTTGAAGTAACAACCATGTATGGTACTGATGCTGCTTTTATATCTGTTGGTGGCTATCACCATCACATTGGCCTGAACACATGGTATAGTAAAGGCGCAGCGCCTGCAAGTCAGCGTGGTGTAGGGCTATTTCATACTGCAATCTTATACCCCACACGGCGTGATCTGGCAGCCATACTACACAGATTACAGCAATCAGGCTACCCGCTTACAGGTGCAGCGGATCATGGTGTTTCTGAAGCGTTGTACCTTAATGACCCTGACGGAAATGGTGTAGAGCTGTATTGGGATAGGCCAAAAGAGCAATGGCCTCAAAAAAGAAGACGGTTCTTTAGAGATGTATACAAAACACCTCGACCTTCAGAACCTGTTGGCAGAATTAGATAAATAAAAAAAGCCTGCGATGTGCAGGCTTTTTATTATATCTGTGGCAATGTTAATCCAACTGGAAAGAGATGTTTACGTTTGCCGTGATTTCTATTTCACCTACAGCAAGTGTTTCACGCTGCGGGGCTGCATCTGCTTTCATGGCATACATTTCAGTACGCATTACAGGGTAATAGGTTTGCGTATTATCTGTAACCATCAACGCCTTACCTGCCTTTTGGCCTAAAGCTGTCGCATAATCATTTGCTTTGCCCCTCGCTGCCTGTACAGCTTTACCGCGGGCTTCACTTTCATACTGCGCTTGTTTAGATGTACGGAACTCCACACCATTTATTGTGTTTACCCCAGCATCGGTAAGTCCCATCATAAGGTTGTCATATTTAGTAAGGTCCTTTAGGGTTATCACTATAGTTTGTGATGCCGTAAAAGAATTATATTTCTTTTTTTCAAAATCATAATTGCGATTTAGATTTACTCGCCTTGTCTGGTAATCGCTTGCCGGTAAGCCGGAGCTTTTCAGGAATTTTACAACGGCATCAATGCTCGCGTCGTTTTTCTTCTTTACTTCTGCGGCATTAGCGCCAACATTCTCTACACCTACAGTAATGATAGCCTGGTCAGGCACAACTTTTACTTTACCCTCTCCTGTTACATTAATCTGTGGCGGCATTTTGTCGGTTACCTGCGCGTTTGCTATTGTGCTTACAACTACAAACAATACTAAAGCAATTTTTTTCATGGTTATGAGTTTTAATTTTCTGTAGGAATTTCAAATTGCGTGCCAGCTTTAAATCATGTCAGATTTTTCCCAGCTTAGCCAGCACAAATAGTAGTATAATCGGTATCAGCAAAAGCACAACCATCAATGTATTATCGTAAATCATTTCAGGCATTCGTGACAGTGTAATTATATATCCGCCCAGTGCACCGCCAAAATGTGCGGTATGGCCAATGTTGTCATTCTTAGCCCGCATTCCGTAAATAGAATAAAGCAGATACCCTATCCCGAATACATATGCCGGAATCCCGATAAAAAAGAAAAGCCCGATAGTCATATCAGGACGTAATAGTATTGA
This genomic interval carries:
- a CDS encoding VOC family protein, which gives rise to MDNYKIPAQTSIGHVHLKVADLDRALQFYCGLLGFEVTTMYGTDAAFISVGGYHHHIGLNTWYSKGAAPASQRGVGLFHTAILYPTRRDLAAILHRLQQSGYPLTGAADHGVSEALYLNDPDGNGVELYWDRPKEQWPQKRRRFFRDVYKTPRPSEPVGRIR
- a CDS encoding SIMPL domain-containing protein, whose protein sequence is MKKIALVLFVVVSTIANAQVTDKMPPQINVTGEGKVKVVPDQAIITVGVENVGANAAEVKKKNDASIDAVVKFLKSSGLPASDYQTRRVNLNRNYDFEKKKYNSFTASQTIVITLKDLTKYDNLMMGLTDAGVNTINGVEFRTSKQAQYESEARGKAVQAARGKANDYATALGQKAGKALMVTDNTQTYYPVMRTEMYAMKADAAPQRETLAVGEIEITANVNISFQLD